One stretch of Streptomyces sp. R21 DNA includes these proteins:
- a CDS encoding NAD(P)-dependent alcohol dehydrogenase has translation MSLTTRAAVVESGGAPFTLADVELDAPGPHEALVRMVATGLCHTDLGVASGGLPFPLPGVLGHEGAGVVEAVGSAVTGVEAGDHVVLSFTSCGGCRNCRDGHPAYCAAWLPLNLIGGRRADGTSTISRDGQPLGGHFFGQSSFAERALVDERSLVRVDRDVPLESLAPLGCGVQTGVGAVWNVLAPRVGDTLVVLGAGAVGLSAVMAAALTPATTIIAVDRVGERLALAKELGATHTVNAGEADLGETLAVLTDGRGADGVVETTGSVAVLRQGADALAARGTLVVVGAPPFGTEVALDVNGLLPGKRIVGLTLGDSETQTLIPALVKLVKDGRLPLHRLIGTYPFADIDQAVRDMSAGKTIKPVLTF, from the coding sequence ATGTCCCTCACCACCCGCGCAGCCGTCGTCGAGTCCGGCGGAGCGCCCTTCACCCTCGCCGACGTGGAGCTCGACGCGCCCGGTCCGCACGAGGCCCTCGTCCGCATGGTGGCGACCGGCCTGTGCCACACGGACCTCGGGGTCGCGAGCGGCGGCCTGCCCTTCCCGCTTCCCGGCGTCCTCGGCCACGAGGGCGCGGGCGTCGTCGAGGCCGTCGGCTCGGCCGTCACCGGCGTGGAGGCGGGCGACCACGTCGTGCTGTCCTTCACCTCCTGCGGCGGCTGCCGCAACTGCCGCGACGGGCACCCCGCGTACTGCGCCGCCTGGCTGCCGCTGAACCTGATCGGCGGCCGTCGCGCCGACGGCACCAGCACCATCAGCCGCGACGGGCAACCGCTCGGCGGCCACTTCTTCGGTCAGTCCTCCTTCGCCGAACGGGCGTTGGTGGACGAGCGCAGCCTGGTCAGGGTCGACCGGGACGTACCGCTCGAGTCCCTCGCACCGCTGGGCTGCGGGGTGCAGACCGGAGTCGGCGCCGTCTGGAACGTCCTGGCGCCGCGCGTCGGCGACACCCTTGTGGTGCTCGGCGCCGGAGCCGTCGGCCTGTCCGCCGTGATGGCCGCCGCGCTGACGCCCGCGACGACGATCATCGCCGTCGACAGGGTCGGCGAACGCCTGGCGCTGGCCAAGGAGTTGGGCGCCACCCACACCGTCAACGCGGGCGAGGCCGATCTCGGCGAGACCCTCGCGGTCCTGACGGACGGCCGGGGAGCCGACGGTGTCGTCGAGACCACCGGCAGCGTCGCCGTGCTGCGCCAGGGCGCCGACGCCCTTGCCGCCCGCGGCACGCTGGTCGTCGTCGGCGCCCCGCCCTTCGGCACCGAAGTCGCCCTGGACGTCAACGGGTTGCTGCCCGGCAAGCGGATCGTAGGCCTCACCCTCGGCGACAGCGAGACGCAGACCCTCATCCCGGCCCTGGTCAAGCTGGTCAAGGACGGGCGGCTTCCGCTGCACCGCCTGATCGGCACCTATCCGTTCGCGGACATCGACCAGGCGGTACGGGACATGAGCGCGGGCAAGACGATCA
- a CDS encoding aldehyde dehydrogenase, whose protein sequence is MTTTFESEPGRLFIGGQWREAADGARTDVIDPSTGQVVASVAEAGAVDVDAAVRAARDAFDNGPWARLSGRERGRVLRRAAELIRANVDEIAALESLDVGKPISLCRPVDVLTAADEYEYCAALAQTLDGATRDTPLNAFAYTRRGPLGVVAAITPFNFPLILSSSKLAPALAAGNTVVHKPADETPLSALYMARLLQDAGVPDGVVNVVTGAGPVAGEALLRNPGIDKVAFTGSTAIGRHAASIAGDALKPVTMELGGNAAHLVFEDADLDKAIGAVIKGFVFNTGQFCMGGPRLLVARPLYDTVVGILAGAVAGVPVGDPRDPETVVGPMAGEKHLRKVEEYVALARKEGGRIVCGGERLDLNGGYYYKPTVIADLSNDSRVVQEEIFGPVLTVQPFDSEDEAVALANSTPYGLASGIQTTNLARAHRVADRLQAGIVWINDWAMLDPAVPFGGVKDSGFGREYGPEALAAYTKVKSVVVSLD, encoded by the coding sequence ATGACGACCACCTTCGAGAGTGAGCCCGGGCGGCTGTTCATCGGTGGACAGTGGCGCGAGGCGGCCGACGGCGCACGGACGGACGTGATCGATCCGTCCACCGGCCAGGTGGTCGCGAGCGTCGCCGAGGCGGGCGCCGTCGACGTCGACGCCGCCGTACGCGCCGCACGTGACGCCTTCGACAACGGGCCGTGGGCCCGGCTGAGCGGCCGCGAGCGCGGTCGCGTCCTGCGCCGGGCCGCCGAGCTGATCCGTGCGAACGTCGACGAGATCGCCGCCCTGGAGAGCCTCGACGTGGGCAAGCCCATCTCGTTGTGCCGCCCCGTCGACGTGCTGACCGCGGCCGACGAGTACGAGTACTGCGCCGCGCTCGCCCAGACCCTGGACGGTGCCACCCGTGACACCCCGCTCAACGCCTTCGCGTACACGCGGCGCGGCCCCCTCGGTGTCGTCGCCGCGATCACGCCCTTCAACTTCCCGCTGATCCTGTCGAGTTCGAAGCTCGCCCCGGCGCTCGCGGCCGGCAACACCGTCGTGCACAAGCCCGCCGACGAGACCCCGCTCAGTGCCCTGTACATGGCCCGGCTCCTCCAGGACGCGGGTGTCCCGGACGGTGTCGTGAACGTCGTCACCGGCGCGGGCCCGGTGGCGGGCGAGGCGCTGCTGCGCAACCCCGGCATCGACAAGGTCGCCTTCACCGGCTCGACCGCCATCGGCCGGCACGCGGCGAGCATCGCGGGGGACGCGCTCAAGCCCGTCACCATGGAACTCGGTGGCAACGCGGCCCACCTCGTCTTCGAGGACGCCGACCTGGACAAGGCGATCGGCGCCGTCATCAAGGGCTTCGTCTTCAACACCGGGCAGTTCTGCATGGGCGGCCCGCGGCTGCTGGTCGCCCGCCCGCTGTATGACACCGTGGTGGGCATCCTCGCCGGCGCGGTCGCCGGAGTGCCCGTCGGCGACCCGCGGGACCCCGAGACCGTCGTCGGACCGATGGCGGGGGAGAAGCACCTGCGCAAGGTCGAGGAGTACGTCGCACTCGCCCGCAAGGAGGGCGGCCGCATCGTCTGCGGCGGTGAGCGTCTCGACCTGAACGGTGGCTATTACTACAAGCCGACGGTGATCGCGGACCTGTCCAACGACTCCCGCGTCGTCCAGGAGGAGATCTTCGGCCCGGTCCTCACCGTCCAGCCCTTCGACTCCGAGGACGAGGCCGTCGCACTGGCCAACTCCACGCCGTACGGCCTGGCTTCGGGCATCCAGACCACCAACCTGGCCCGCGCGCACCGCGTCGCCGACCGGCTCCAGGCGGGCATCGTCTGGATCAACGACTGGGCGATGCTCGACCCCGCGGTGCCCTTCGGCGGGGTCAAGGACTCCGGCTTCGGCCGCGAGTACGGGCCCGAGGCGCTCGCCGCCTACACCAAGGTCAAGTCCGTCGTCGTCTCGCTCGACTGA
- a CDS encoding MarR family winged helix-turn-helix transcriptional regulator, with translation MVVTKAPPSLLYMVKQVELVVRARLDELVKPAGITALQYTALTVLERHDGLSAAQLARDSFVTAQSMADLVRSLENRGLVRRERNPRNRRELLILLTDEGRELLARFTEPVRELEERMVRDLTAHQTDQFRGALSRAWHALS, from the coding sequence ATGGTCGTCACCAAGGCACCCCCGTCACTGCTCTACATGGTCAAGCAGGTGGAGCTCGTCGTGCGCGCACGCCTCGACGAGCTGGTGAAACCGGCGGGGATCACCGCACTGCAGTACACCGCGCTGACCGTGCTGGAGCGTCACGACGGCCTCTCGGCGGCCCAGCTCGCGCGCGACTCGTTCGTGACCGCCCAGTCCATGGCCGACCTGGTGCGCTCCCTGGAGAACCGCGGGCTCGTGCGCCGCGAGCGCAACCCACGCAACCGGCGCGAACTGCTGATCCTGCTCACCGACGAGGGACGCGAACTGCTCGCGCGGTTCACCGAGCCGGTGCGTGAGCTGGAGGAACGCATGGTCCGCGACCTCACGGCCCACCAGACCGACCAGTTCCGCGGGGCACTGTCCAGGGCCTGGCACGCGCTGTCGTAG
- a CDS encoding anti-sigma factor antagonist (This anti-anti-sigma factor, or anti-sigma factor antagonist, belongs to a family that includes characterized members SpoIIAA, RsbV, RsfA, and RsfB.) codes for MQSDPAPLTRHLRVHQHRGHTVLEFHGEIDIGAALEIIPFLDSATGRPAPQLVIDLRPIEFFDCSGLRLLFRARRRVLAGGGHLHLVCTHPLTLRLLKVTGFAGLLPPSASLDEALGRSEATGIHS; via the coding sequence GTGCAGAGCGATCCTGCACCGCTCACGCGGCATCTGCGCGTACACCAACATCGGGGTCACACCGTTCTCGAGTTCCACGGCGAGATCGACATCGGCGCGGCCCTGGAGATCATCCCCTTCCTCGACTCCGCGACAGGGCGCCCGGCGCCGCAGCTCGTGATCGACCTGCGGCCCATCGAATTCTTCGACTGCTCCGGACTGCGCCTGCTGTTCCGGGCCAGGCGCCGCGTCCTGGCCGGGGGCGGACATCTGCACCTCGTCTGCACCCACCCGCTGACACTGCGCCTCCTCAAGGTGACCGGGTTCGCCGGCCTGCTGCCGCCGTCGGCGTCGCTCGACGAGGCACTCGGCCGGTCGGAAGCCACCGGAATCCATTCGTAG
- a CDS encoding glycoside hydrolase family 15 protein, whose amino-acid sequence MDDYPLIENHGLIGDLQTAALVTTEGAVDWFCSPRFDSPSVFGALLDKEKGGHCTVRPAHWTHATKQLYLPDTAILVTRFMTAAGAGEVVDFMPVTGTTATPRHRLVRLVRCVRGTMTFQVEIAPRFDYGRSKHELHITPHGAVFAAEDGTELTVHPIREPEDERLIDVLTNQDADLHLSLTLQAGQQRGLVLEMGAEGPPAEVRLDAYQQLFDETEAFWRSWLAQSRYAGRWREMVERSAITLKLMTFAPSGALVAAPTAALPEQVGGERNWDYRFTWIRDASFSVYALLGLGFTEEARAFIGWLSDRVKERAGSGGNTGPLNIMYKVDGSSDLDEQILNHWEGYAGSAPVRIGNGAATQLQLDIYGEALDSIYFAHQHGLQIGHGGWTSMRANLDWLADHWDQAEEGIWETRGGRQDFTYGRVMSWVAFDRALRLAESKGWPSAAGRWQKERDAVYEQVMAKGWNEERQAFVQHYGSDVLDSSLLRMGTVGFLSAEDPIWGSTLDAIDRELVSDSLVYRYNPGASPDGLRGSEGTFSLCTFMYVDALARAGRTDMARLVFEKMMGYANHLGLYSEEIDLTGRQLGNFPQAFTHLALIDAALTLDKALDGR is encoded by the coding sequence ATGGACGACTACCCACTGATAGAGAACCACGGTCTCATCGGCGATCTGCAGACCGCGGCGCTGGTGACCACCGAGGGCGCGGTCGACTGGTTCTGCTCCCCGCGGTTCGACTCGCCGAGTGTCTTCGGGGCGCTGCTGGACAAGGAGAAGGGCGGGCACTGCACGGTCCGTCCGGCGCACTGGACCCATGCGACCAAGCAGTTGTACCTGCCCGACACGGCGATCCTGGTGACCCGGTTCATGACCGCGGCGGGCGCCGGTGAGGTGGTCGACTTCATGCCCGTGACCGGGACGACGGCCACCCCTCGCCACCGGCTGGTGCGTCTGGTCCGCTGTGTGCGCGGCACCATGACGTTCCAGGTGGAGATCGCTCCGCGGTTCGACTACGGACGCAGCAAGCACGAGTTGCACATCACCCCGCACGGAGCGGTCTTCGCCGCGGAGGACGGCACGGAACTCACCGTGCACCCCATCCGCGAACCGGAGGACGAGCGGCTCATCGACGTGCTCACGAACCAGGATGCCGACCTGCACCTGTCGCTGACGCTGCAGGCCGGTCAGCAGCGTGGGCTGGTTCTGGAGATGGGCGCCGAGGGGCCACCCGCCGAGGTCCGCCTGGACGCATACCAACAGCTCTTCGACGAGACCGAGGCGTTCTGGCGCTCCTGGCTGGCGCAGTCGCGCTACGCAGGACGCTGGCGCGAGATGGTGGAGCGTTCCGCGATCACGCTGAAGCTCATGACCTTCGCGCCCAGCGGCGCCTTGGTGGCGGCCCCGACGGCGGCTCTCCCGGAGCAAGTGGGCGGCGAACGCAACTGGGACTACCGCTTCACCTGGATCCGTGACGCCTCCTTCTCCGTGTACGCCCTGCTGGGGCTGGGCTTCACGGAAGAGGCCCGGGCGTTCATCGGCTGGCTGAGCGACCGGGTCAAGGAGCGGGCCGGCAGCGGCGGGAACACGGGCCCGCTCAACATCATGTACAAGGTCGACGGCTCGTCCGACTTGGACGAGCAGATCCTCAACCACTGGGAGGGCTACGCGGGCTCCGCGCCGGTACGGATCGGCAACGGCGCCGCGACGCAGCTCCAACTGGACATCTACGGCGAGGCGCTGGACAGCATCTACTTCGCGCACCAGCACGGACTCCAGATCGGGCATGGGGGATGGACCTCGATGCGCGCGAACCTGGACTGGCTGGCCGACCACTGGGACCAGGCGGAGGAGGGGATCTGGGAGACCCGCGGCGGGCGCCAGGACTTCACCTACGGCCGGGTCATGTCGTGGGTGGCGTTCGACCGCGCTCTGCGCCTCGCCGAGTCGAAGGGCTGGCCGTCGGCGGCCGGACGGTGGCAGAAGGAGCGGGACGCCGTCTACGAACAGGTCATGGCCAAGGGGTGGAACGAAGAACGCCAGGCCTTCGTCCAGCACTACGGCAGTGACGTATTGGACTCCTCGCTGCTGCGCATGGGGACGGTCGGGTTCCTCAGCGCCGAGGACCCGATATGGGGATCGACCCTGGATGCCATCGATCGGGAACTGGTCAGCGACAGCCTCGTCTACCGCTACAACCCGGGGGCCTCGCCCGACGGCCTGCGCGGCTCGGAGGGCACCTTCTCGCTGTGCACGTTCATGTACGTCGACGCCCTCGCCCGTGCGGGGCGGACGGACATGGCACGGCTGGTGTTCGAGAAGATGATGGGGTACGCCAACCATCTGGGCCTGTACTCGGAGGAGATCGACCTGACGGGCCGCCAACTGGGCAATTTCCCACAGGCGTTCACGCATCTCGCCCTCATCGACGCGGCCCTCACCCTCGACAAGGCGCTCGACGGTCGGTAG